TAACCGGAAGAACCAAACAGATGTTCGCGATCTTCCCGACCTAGCTAGGAGGCAAAGCAATTGTACTTCTCTTTTGAGAAGAGGTAAATCACGAATGACAATAGACCACAAAATTTCAGCCGATACACTATCATAGCCGTGCGATATGCGATTTCGTGTATCAACGATCTTTCGTGCGCTGGAAATCGAAATCTCGGGACGGACTCTCAGGATCCGGCTCATCGATTCGCCCATAATCTCAATATTTCGTTCGATAGCACGCCTGGTTCTCAGGTCTTCTTGAAAGGTTAAGAAGTTCTTTTCTACAGGAAGAAACGCTTCGATCTCCCCGATGGCGTTCAAAATATCAGCCAACCAAGCGTTAATTTCCTCTTCCATATACCAGAACTTTGGTCTGATCAATGCGCTGCTTAATAAACTGATTGCTTAGTGCCTTCATCTCCAGCAAATCAATCGGCCTATCAAAAAGTTGCTGTAAATTGAACTTTAAAGCAAAATAATTATCAGAGTAAATGATTGGATCAGAACTTTCAAAATCGACAAGAAAATCTACATCACTTCCGGCTTTTAGGTCGTTTCTCACTGCTGAGCCAAATGCAAACAGATACCGGACGTGATACTGGTCACACAAAGCACGAATTTGAGATATGTTCTGCGAAATCAAGTCCATTGCTCCTGCAAGATAATGAACTATCAGCATTCAAGCATTTGCTTCCATGATGTTGCGGCAAGCGATTCTATCCATCAGATCCGAACTGTCGGATTGGTATAAAAAATCGAGCGATTCGTACTCCAAGTACGGCACCCCAATTCATTCGACATTAAGGCGACACTTACTGTCAATATTCGTACGCGGATCGAACCGGAAATCAATAAATCGTGCTTCCTTTTGCTTTCCCTCCACCTCGACGGCAGCGCGACCCATCTCCTTGTCGCTGCTGTCGAATACCCGTGCGGTCAGCGCTCCGGAAAATCCTGGTTGAAGATCACGTATTGCGACAAGAGGTTGTCGGTTCCGAGGCTGTCGCTCGAAACCGTGGATTTTCCCAGTTCAATGCCCTTGCTCTTCAGACTTTCCGATAATTCGACTTTCACGTCGAACGCCTTCTGAACGCCCTTCGAAGCGCCTTCGATAAATTCGCCTGCCGTCTGCCCGGCCACATCACCGGCCTGGTTGATCTTTTCCTTGATGGTGGAAGAGTTGCAGGCGAACAGTGAGAAGGCAATCGCAAATAAGAGGAACCTCGTGTGTTTCATCATACCATTAGCGACTTGAAAGTTCAGATTATTTGACTCGTTCGTGCCAAGTCCCGGAACGAAAGTTATTCATTTATGGAAACTGTGCCCGACGAAGGCCAGGTTCAAGCCTTCCGCAGTATCTTCTCCATCGTCCTGCCTTTCGCCAATTCATCCACCAATTTGTCGAGATAACGGACCTGACGGATCAACGGATCCCCGATCTCCTCGATCCGGTAGCCGCAAATGAGGCCGGTGATCAGATGAGCATTGGGGTGCAGCCTGGCTTGTTGGAAGAACGCCTCAAATGTAAGCTTGTCGTGTATCACCGCATCCAACCGCTTTCCATCATAACCGGTCAGCCAGTTGATGACCTCCCGAAGTTCCGCTTCCGTCCTGCCTTTCCTGGTTACTTTCTGAAGATACAACGGATAGACCGACGCGAAAGTCATCGTGGCGATGCGCTGACGCTGTTTCTCGTTTTGTTGCATAAATTACGCTAACGAATTACTAAGTTAAGGGCAGGATCTGGATTGAAAAAGCGGCGCGCGCTTGCAGTTACTATTTCCAATCTGCGGGATATGATCTCCATGGCTGTGTTCCGAATCGAAAAGCTATTCCCGAACAACAAAAACATTCGAGTTAAGAATCGAACTGCTGCTCCTTACCTCGATCTGGTATCGCCCGCGCTTTTCGATCGCGGGAATGGACCAGGTTCCACCTTCCTTGAAATTCGCGTACCGGACCTTGCACTGGCAACGCGGGGCGGTCGGGGCTTCCGAGTGATTCAGAAATACGGTCCGGCTTCGAGATCCACGGCCCTTGCCCAGGCGGTAAACGACATAATAGAAATCACGGTCGCTGCAGGAACACGACATGGTCGGGATCATGCGGCTCGCTCCCGGGGGCGCTTCCTTACTCAGGTGGACGGTAAACGCGATCGGCTCCGTGCTGGTATACACCTGCTTTCCCGTCAAAAGCGAATCAATGGGCATCCTGCCTTCAGCAAAGTGCGGGAGGATGACGAGGCTCCAGAGCAACAAGCGTAGTGGAAGCCGTAACAGCCTGATGCTCGTTCGTTTCATGCTGACATCTTTCAACCTAGTTACCATTCTCCATACCGAACCGAATCGCCTTTTCCAATACGTCCAATTTGATATCGCTGATCGTTTTGAACTTGATGCAATAACCGGTCACACTGGCCTTGCCGATCGTCTTTCCGTAAGCCTTCGCGAGATGCCCTTTATCCGCAATGCCGAGCAGGTAAACCGAAATCCCCGTCTTGTTGCCACTGATCCCGATCCGGAACCATTCCCGCGTCTTGCCATTCGCATAGCGCAATACCTGCGTGCCGTACCCGATGGTCGGATTGGCGACGATTTTTCCCTGTTCGTCCTTTCCGTCGTAATACCACAACTTGCAGCCTGGATCTACCGATAACACCAACTCATGCAGAGTCGACAGCTCACTCCGCTTCGGTTCGGGATGGGTAGCGATGTGGCGGGTTATTTCCTGTTGTGCTTTCATGCTGATTAGTCCGGCTGCGACGCGCCAGCTGTTACTTGCTCAGCGTTCCGTCTCCACGATCCACTCAATGCCGTACTTATCCCGGAACATACCGAAATAAGTTCCCCAGGGACTTTCGCCGATCGGGGCCTCGACAGTTCCTCCCTGGGATAGTCCGTGATACAAGCGGTCCGCCTCTTCCCGGCTCACGGCGCGGACCGAGATCTTGGAGCGATTTTCCTGCTCATTCACGCGTCCGAGGAAGGAAGGAACGTCGTTTCCGATCAGCATACCTGTGCCGACCGGCAAGGCGATGTGGAGGAGCTTGTCGGCGTCTTCGTCCGCTATCGGAACATCCGGTCCCGCCAATTCCTTCAGGTACAGGATCCGGCTGAACTCACCACCGAAGACCGAACGATAGAACTCAAAAGCTTCCCGTGCGTTGCCGTTGAAGTTGATGTGGGGATGGAGTGTGGCCATATCACCGAAGGTCGGGTATTACCGGCGATTTCCATTGGACCAATTGTTAAAGCGGTACTTGCAAGTATTCGGATGAATGACTGCCCATCCTTCCGGATTGAAACAAGAAAATACCAGCAGGCCGTTGCAACAGCTGACTTACTCGATCTCCCCTTCCCGGTCGGCGACATATTCGAGCAGATCGCCCGGTTGGCAATTCAGCGCCTTGCAGATCGCTTCCAGCGTGCTGAAGCGGACAGCCTTGGCTTTTCCGGTCTTGAGGATGGAAAGGTTCGAGAGCGTCAGGTCGACTTTTTCCGACAGTTCGTTCAGCGACATCTTTCGCTTCGCCATCATGACATCCAGGTTTACGACGATCGCCATGGCTTATACGGTTAGATCGTTTTCGCTTTGAATGTCCACGCCGCGTTTGAAGATGGCGGCGATGATGTAGATCACCGCGCCCATCAGCACAAAGGCCTGACTGTCCTCCCAGAACTGGTGCAGCCCGTCGGTGATCAGTCCGTGTTGCTGAAGATTCCTGGCAAACTGCCGGGCGATATAACTCAAAAAACCGACCGACAAGGTGAAATAACTGATCCGCAGGATCTGACTGGAAACAAAAAGGTCGAAGGGTTTCGACAGGTTCATGGTATGCATCAGGCGGATGACAATGTAGAAGAGGAAGGACTTCAGCAGCGCTATCGACAGGATCAGCGAGTAGATCCCGAAGAAAGATGCCCTGCTTTGCGTCAGCATCTCGCGCAGGTCCAGCTTCTGGTAAAGGTTCACCACGAAGTCGGGCCGGTACAGGTGAAAGAAGAAATTGACGACCAGCCCACCGGCCTCAATGCTCAAGCCGACGAAGATGAGCCAGGCGATAATGTATAACGCCTTGAATACGAGGGAATTTGTCTTAGACATGCCGCTTTATGATTATAAATGCTGCGGCAAATATAATAAATATTTATTGTTTGTCAATAAATATATGTGTTTTATCGAAAAACTCAAATTTCAACGCAATACCGTTTAGCTCTGGGGAATGTGGCCTAATTTACTGAATGTCATGCATATATAATGATTGTTCAGCGCAACGATTCCAATTGGCCTTTTCAATGCTGAACCAGGAAGCGCTTCA
This genomic stretch from Bacteroidota bacterium harbors:
- a CDS encoding DUF86 domain-containing protein → MEEEINAWLADILNAIGEIEAFLPVEKNFLTFQEDLRTRRAIERNIEIMGESMSRILRVRPEISISSARKIVDTRNRISHGYDSVSAEILWSIVIRDLPLLKREVQLLCLLARSGRSRTSVWFFRL
- a CDS encoding nucleotidyltransferase domain-containing protein, whose protein sequence is MDLISQNISQIRALCDQYHVRYLFAFGSAVRNDLKAGSDVDFLVDFESSDPIIYSDNYFALKFNLQQLFDRPIDLLEMKALSNQFIKQRIDQTKVLVYGRGN
- a CDS encoding DUF2200 domain-containing protein, which translates into the protein MQQNEKQRQRIATMTFASVYPLYLQKVTRKGRTEAELREVINWLTGYDGKRLDAVIHDKLTFEAFFQQARLHPNAHLITGLICGYRIEEIGDPLIRQVRYLDKLVDELAKGRTMEKILRKA
- a CDS encoding DUF1801 domain-containing protein, whose amino-acid sequence is MKAQQEITRHIATHPEPKRSELSTLHELVLSVDPGCKLWYYDGKDEQGKIVANPTIGYGTQVLRYANGKTREWFRIGISGNKTGISVYLLGIADKGHLAKAYGKTIGKASVTGYCIKFKTISDIKLDVLEKAIRFGMENGN
- a CDS encoding VOC family protein; the encoded protein is MATLHPHINFNGNAREAFEFYRSVFGGEFSRILYLKELAGPDVPIADEDADKLLHIALPVGTGMLIGNDVPSFLGRVNEQENRSKISVRAVSREEADRLYHGLSQGGTVEAPIGESPWGTYFGMFRDKYGIEWIVETER
- a CDS encoding helix-turn-helix transcriptional regulator, translated to MAIVVNLDVMMAKRKMSLNELSEKVDLTLSNLSILKTGKAKAVRFSTLEAICKALNCQPGDLLEYVADREGEIE
- a CDS encoding DUF2975 domain-containing protein, which encodes MSKTNSLVFKALYIIAWLIFVGLSIEAGGLVVNFFFHLYRPDFVVNLYQKLDLREMLTQSRASFFGIYSLILSIALLKSFLFYIVIRLMHTMNLSKPFDLFVSSQILRISYFTLSVGFLSYIARQFARNLQQHGLITDGLHQFWEDSQAFVLMGAVIYIIAAIFKRGVDIQSENDLTV